In Taeniopygia guttata chromosome 2, bTaeGut7.mat, whole genome shotgun sequence, one genomic interval encodes:
- the STMN2 gene encoding stathmin-2 produces the protein MAKTAMAYKEKMKELSMLSLICSCFYPEPRNMNIYKYDDMEVKQINKRASGQAFELILKPPSPVSEAPRTLASPKKKELSLEEIQKKLEAAEERRKSQEAQVLKHLAEKREHEREVLQKALEENNNFSKMAEEKLILKMEQIKENREANLAALIERLQEKERHAAEVRRNKELQVELSG, from the exons CTTACAAGGAAAAGATGAAGGAGCTGTCCATGCTCTCGCTGATCTGCTCCTGTTTTTACCCGGAACCCCGCAACATGAACATCTATAAATATGATG ACATGGAAGTGAAACAAATCAACAAACGTGCCTCAGGCCAGGCCTTTGAACTGATCCTAAAGCCGCCATCTCCAGTCTCAGAAGCACCACGAACTTTAGCTTCTCCAAAGAAGAAAGAACTGTCTCTTGAGGAGATCCAGAAAAagctggaggctgcagaggagaggagaaag TCCCAGGAGGCCCAGGTGCTGAAACATCTGGCGGAGAAGAGAGAACATGAGCGAGAAGTGCTTCAAAAAGCTTTGGAGGAGAACAATAACTTTAGCAAAATGGCAGAGGAAAAGCTGATACTGAAAATGGAACAGATCAAAGAAAACCGTGAAGCTAATTTAGCTGCTCTTATTGAACGCCTCCAAGAGAAG GAGAGGCATGCTGCAGAGGTCCGTAGAAACAAGGAGCTCCAGGTGGAACTGTCTGGCTGA